In Deltaproteobacteria bacterium, the sequence ATCCCTCGGCCCGACGGCGCGCCGATTCCGGTGCTGGGCGTGCGGTCGGCGACGTACGCCGGCCGGCGGGCGAGTCACCGCGCGGGCTACACGATCTACGCGGTGGGCCGGCCGGGGCAGGCGCCCGCGATCGAGCGGCGCGTGCTGGCGGCCGACGGCACGTCGTTCGAAGTCGCAACGCATTGATAATACTTGGAACTTGACACGCTCGCGGGTCAGCGGTACGCCTCGCCCCGAGGCTTCACTGTGAGCGACACGACGGACTACGACCGCGACGATCTGCTGGCGCGCGACGCCAAGTACATCCTGCGACCCTGGCCGAAGAAGAACGAGCCCGTGCCGATCGTGAAGGCCGAGGGCTGCGTGGTCACCGAGGCGGGCGGCAAAGACTACATCGACTTCACCTCCGGGTACTTCGTCAACAACGCGGGCCACACCCGACCGGAGATCATCGCGGCGGCGACCGAGCAGTTGCATCGCGTGTCGCAGGTGTCCGGCCGTCACACGACCGTGCCGCTGATCGATCTCGCCGAAAAGCTCGTGCAGATCACGCCGGCGTCAGTGGACAAGGCGTTCTTTACCACCGGTGGCTCCGAGTCGACCGAGTTCGCCCTCAAGATGGCGCGCCAGTACACCGGCAAGCCGGACATCTGCGCCGTCGACAACGGCTTCCACGGGCTCAGCCTGGGCGCGCTGGCCGCGTGCGGCTCGGAGAAGTACCGCGCCACCGCCGGCGTGCCGCTGGGCGACGCGGTCTACCGCGTGCCGACTCCATACTGTTACCGCTGCCCGCACGCCGTCGATTGCGAGACGCAGTGCCTCGACGAGGCGGAAAAACAGATCGATGCGCGCCCGAACACCGCGGCGCTGCTCGCCGAGCCGGTACAGTCGGTCGGCGGCATCCGGCCGCCCGAGCGGTGGTGGCAGCGGATGGACGCCATCCGCCGCCGGCGCGGCCTGCTGCTCATCCTCGACGAGATCCAGACCGGGCTGGGCCGGACCGGCAAGATGTACGCCGCCGAGCACTACGGCCTCGAGCCGGACATCCTGACGACGGCCAAGGGGCTGTCCGGCGGCGTGGGGTCGCTGGGCGCGGTGCTCGTCCGCTCGGAGGTCGGGGAGGGCTTTTACGCCGGCACGACGCCGACGTCGGCCGGCAATGCGATCTCGGCGGCGGCCGGGCTCGCGCTCATCCGCGTGCTGGAAGCCGACCGGATTGTCGATAACTGCGCGAAAATGGGGGAGTATTTCACGGGTGCGGTCGCGGACCTCGACGATCCGTTCGTCGGCGACATCCGGTTTACCGGTCTGCTCGGCGGGGTCGAACTCGTGCTCGACCGGGGGACCAAGGAGCCCCTGCCCAAGCCGCTCATCGGCGCGGTGCAGGACTCGCTGC encodes:
- a CDS encoding aspartate aminotransferase family protein; translation: MELDTLAGQRYASPRGFTVSDTTDYDRDDLLARDAKYILRPWPKKNEPVPIVKAEGCVVTEAGGKDYIDFTSGYFVNNAGHTRPEIIAAATEQLHRVSQVSGRHTTVPLIDLAEKLVQITPASVDKAFFTTGGSESTEFALKMARQYTGKPDICAVDNGFHGLSLGALAACGSEKYRATAGVPLGDAVYRVPTPYCYRCPHAVDCETQCLDEAEKQIDARPNTAALLAEPVQSVGGIRPPERWWQRMDAIRRRRGLLLILDEIQTGLGRTGKMYAAEHYGLEPDILTTAKGLSGGVGSLGAVLVRSEVGEGFYAGTTPTSAGNAISAAAGLALIRVLEADRIVDNCAKMGEYFTGAVADLDDPFVGDIRFTGLLGGVELVLDRGTKEPLPKPLIGAVQDSLHEQGMLTTVSGPLGNTLRLQPPLVITPKEIDAFVAALRVAFDRARAVAKQ